From a single Candidatus Zixiibacteriota bacterium genomic region:
- a CDS encoding DUF4234 domain-containing protein: MRVKKRNLVAQVLLAIVTFGIYTIYWFHQTATELKGLGNDASANPTLWTVMLFIPIANIFAMYRYCELYEKVSSDKMNKWLTFLLWIVFSPAVWFIVQTELNRRATA, encoded by the coding sequence ATGAGAGTCAAAAAGCGCAACTTGGTCGCACAGGTACTGCTGGCCATCGTCACGTTCGGAATTTACACGATCTATTGGTTCCATCAGACAGCCACCGAGCTGAAGGGGCTCGGCAACGACGCATCGGCGAATCCGACGTTATGGACCGTCATGCTCTTCATCCCCATCGCGAACATCTTCGCGATGTACCGATATTGCGAGCTGTATGAGAAGGTCAGTTCCGACAAGATGAACAAGTGGTTGACGTTTCTCTTGTGGATCGTCTTCTCGCCGGCCGTCTGGTTCATCGTGCAGACCGAACTGAACCGGCGGGCGACGGCGTAG
- a CDS encoding class I SAM-dependent methyltransferase encodes MNVADGPSIIQPQMPAHQPLYDLCEAYDIAFDFRDLSAECDALDAICRAHRGGAPASFLDVACGPGYHCIEYARRGLQTVGLDLNPKMLDYASAKARTNETSAEFMLADMRDFKLRQPVDLAFCAMSSFHYLLTNEDTLAHLRTVARNLTPGGLYVIEAEHPRDVFRVGQSLQHEWESQRGETIVRSSWGKPDDPFDPITQVCTTTVRLDVVKGGGTEKYEFISLNRHLTHQELQLLIAASGVFEPVAWLGVLDIAHPLTNEKASYRMIPVLRKK; translated from the coding sequence ATGAATGTCGCGGATGGGCCGTCGATCATCCAGCCGCAGATGCCCGCGCATCAGCCGCTGTACGATCTCTGCGAGGCCTACGACATCGCCTTTGATTTCCGTGATTTGTCGGCGGAATGCGATGCGCTGGATGCCATCTGCCGCGCGCATCGCGGCGGCGCGCCCGCGTCGTTTCTGGATGTGGCCTGCGGGCCGGGGTATCACTGCATCGAGTATGCCAGGCGCGGCCTTCAAACGGTTGGGCTGGACCTTAATCCCAAAATGCTCGACTACGCCTCGGCGAAGGCGAGGACCAATGAAACCTCGGCAGAGTTCATGCTGGCCGATATGCGCGATTTCAAACTGCGGCAGCCAGTCGATCTGGCCTTCTGCGCGATGTCGTCGTTCCACTATCTGTTAACCAACGAAGACACCCTCGCACATCTGCGAACTGTGGCGCGGAATCTGACACCCGGCGGCCTGTATGTCATCGAGGCGGAGCATCCGCGCGATGTCTTTCGTGTCGGTCAATCGTTGCAGCACGAGTGGGAGTCGCAACGCGGCGAGACCATTGTCCGCTCCTCCTGGGGCAAACCCGACGACCCCTTCGATCCGATCACACAGGTCTGCACCACCACAGTCCGGCTTGATGTCGTGAAGGGTGGCGGCACCGAGAAGTACGAGTTTATCTCATTGAACCGCCATCTCACGCATCAGGAGCTTCAGCTTCTGATCGCCGCCTCCGGCGTCTTTGAGCCGGTTGCCTGGCTGGGCGTGCTCGATATCGCCCACCCATTGACCAATGAGAAGGCGTCCTACCGGATGATCCCGGTTTTGCGCAAAAAGTAG